aacgtcggtcacttagtcttttAGATTTGGAATTATATTtaagattacctgattcgattgaatcagggccgaactcaatttaatcatggaaaatggaatatcataaaaatgtctattcacAGAAAagatgagatttagtaaagaacagaaaagatggaaatgtaGAAGGAAGTGAGTCTcttgcagctaacagaataactgaatgctcgaatttgacgaattagcgcgagactttaggccggtcacaactaagatcttccgaacgctactattgctcgagagggctaatccgggtttacgtccacgcactacgcgacttgacagacgtaAGACATGGCTGCTTGGGCCAGAGGGTATTAATAGGGAAAAATCTGCAGTTGCAATAAGTTGCAACAGTAATTAGCCAATTAAGTGCGGGGGCGACCTCCCGGTGTCGAAATCTACATGGTCAGCGTTAGTTCGCGTCATTCGATGGtattccgacgattctcaatctcgtcacTTATAAGATGTTAACAGAAGGTATCTTAAGATAATTCTCACGCATTCATCCACACATCTTAACAAATAATCTATTGTAATTTGGTGGTtccaaaggtagtggtttatcctaattattgatgataattttgacttaaaaagagagatattcCCGGGCTGAGCGCCGCTGTTACTAGGTCAGTAATTTTATAGCGCGATTCCTGGTGTCAGCAAATAAGATACAATGTCAGCGGATGCCGAGGACTGTACGCGAccttattagaatatgagattgtTATGAAacaattaaagaaatgaaatgaaatggaattttgaaaaaggtacgccaaggcagtacgtcggggcgtaacaccttactttttttttgggcaaaaaacttttggtctcagattcgatttgaatgacccttatctgaccaattgaaccctcagaaactcagaaatcgcagcgaaaagagcgtaggaccaacagaagagaaatggcgagcgaaaaagcacctgctgaaaaatgtcgaaaattcgggttttcgtttttcggccgTAACTTGTAatgcgttgattgcagcgtattgggactgcgcccaatcgatttctctcgcaaaattacgccggaatagtccatagaagactccattccagcactttttgaaatcgcgagaattttcgccaaaaatgcaaaggggttagccttaccaTTGGATGAAGAATATCAAGACAGTAGCCCTCATGGGCTTTCatgtgacaaccgaaaattgCTCCGCGAGATGTTCCAACGGTAGATTTGAGAACTTATggcagaacatcagagagtttCCGATTACAacatgatgctggctgcattcaccttccgagtaacacagtctttGCAATGGTAAGCCTAAGCCAGTACTTGGCCTGAGCGTActtaccgacttgtcggcgatacaacaaattaataatgagaataaatatcTTTCAAAAGTCGTAgaaaaacagtgatttaatcAAAGTATAGttacccgagagaagaatgtatacgtagatcatgaataaaaatagatcagatataataatgatgcagagaccaaaaagtataaatgtatatgcggtccatgtacgacATTGATACATATGATTCGATTATGATTAATACGTGATACATACTAtaaatttcttaaatttctAGGAAACatactagattatctacaataatcgGCTGTAATATGACAATAAAAGAATTGTTCGTTTCGATGTGGGATTCAATTCGACACGCAGTCTTtatattccataacattaataatcAGAATTAGGAGTACGAATGGGAgtgggatcaggagtaggagtatGAATAGAAGTAAGATCAGGAGTAGGTTCAAGAGTgagagtaggaataggagtaggatcaaGAGTTGGAGTAAGATAGttgtagaagtaggagtaagattgaagtagaagtaggagtaggagtagaaatAGGAGTATATGAGGAGGGGAGGGGCGGGAAGGCTAGGGGAGTGTAGGGTAGGGTTGGGTAtagtagggtagggtaggaaTAGTAGGAAATATCTCCTACTCCTGCtcctactcctattcctactcctactcctgatcctacttctaTTCCTACTTCTCCTCTATTCAATACTTTAGAATGTTATATTCACAGTgtacaaatcctcgtcctcctcgtccacctcatACTCCTGGtcttcctcatcctcctccttgtccacctccgaccaccgccaaccacctccaacaaccaccgataaccacctcgggttatacctggaatagcaataaatattttcagtatgagaacacatcaaaaatattgtgtaaggattattataattaattagttAATCAATCAtctaattatacatataataaattttggtagcgcatttatagctacCGAATTCGTGCTTGCGCGAAACACGAATTTAagtaatttaatgtaaacatgacaagttcaaaaaatcttagataaaatataaatacaattgccattaaatattataaaaatgttttactcaccgtgcAGTCATCCTCGTTCTCCTTGTCTTCcttgtcctcctcctcgtccacatTGATCACCCACAACCACccccaaccacctccaaccacctccaaccatcgcCAACTACCTTCAACGATCACCGacaaccacctcgggttataccttgaatagtaataactATTCTTAGTATccgaacacatcaaaaatattgtgtaaggattcatacaattaattaattaatagataatataataaattttagtaCCGCATTTATAGCTAATGAATTTGTGCCTACCCTACGGAGCGcatgtcctggaagtcgagtttcaccaggtagcggacctggagcataGAAACTACGGGGCGCTTGTCCCTAAAGTCGATTTTCATCAGCTAGCgaacctggagcgcaggagtCACGGaacgcttgtcctggaagtcgagttgcaccagaAAGCGGATCCGGAACGGGGTAGAGAACCctgtactcgaaatctgcggagcgcgattctcatccgtccgctctactgcgcggttgtttgcagactgaggaattcgacTAGCTGATtttagatcgatgacgtcgagagaaaaaaaatttttggtgacgtcactttctgaacatccaagctttggtttcgaactttaatactatgtatgatgtatgatgtaagatgtatgatgatgtgatatgatgtataatgattttagtttctaTATTTCAGACAAGAAGTACGCACTTCATatttcctgccgattccagactcaagcggctaggcccttcCATAGTCAGCAtttgactaaagatatattcttcagttaacggatCAGCTAATACCGCTGCTGTtttgcgacagttggatgttaaaaatttttgtttctacttctcaaatgtgtgttaaaatacactcaaAGTTCCAAGAAGCATTGTtttatctctctatctatctctccctttcaaaaaaaaaaaaaagtcgccgacaatcacctttttaaGATTTTCAAATCAGGAGACTgtgttaaatactgtctcctATACGGAGCAgccatttcatctcgatcaaattagcgcatccgtgatgtattacagttactctgaattttttccgcTACGAACAcatttcaaaaacaattctgaTTCTTCatccaacgtagatacttcacttgcgactagcttaaacagcgtttcgattctattcCTACGAAAATTCACGATCGAGAGAGGAAATGAAAAGTtcttggaataattatgaatatcaaTGATCAACTTAGTTTTTGACCTCTGTGTGTTCAATGGGGATtaattcttggatatgaaggtcataATAAGAACGTAGAATAACTTGTTAACATTTCGGCCCAAAGTGAGGGCCCTCTACAAGACGAAATGTATAACTTGATCTGTTCAATTAATACaccaaataaaattacaataatgaagaaattgaattgaatatgaataataatgttgTAGAATACATGGAGGAACAGGGGAACGAAGAGgatgaaggtggtcggaggtgttcggaaatggtaggaggtggtagGCGCTGGTAGGAGGTAGTAGGGGGTGGTAGAAGTTAGTTGGATATGGTAGGAGGTAGTAGAAGGTAATCGGAGCTGGTAGGAAGTGTTTGGTGGGAGTTGGAAGTGATCGGCGGTGGTCCatgaggacgaggtggacgaggaggacgaaaGTGGTCGGAGGTGGGAGTAGTTGGTTGACGGTGGTTGGTGGTGCTCGGAGGTAGTAggggtggttggcggtggacACGATTACGCGTCTTCTCACAGGGATAATCGAGCTGATCGACATTTCTAAGTCGCAGTTGACAAGTAGTCTTACGTACTCACTTTGTAGCGACTCAATCTGAAGCTTCTATACCGACACTACTTTGGCTGCTACGAATGTCGGTGCGAGCCCGTTAAGTAGAGTCGATAGAGCAGAATCCTCCTACGCTCCCAGGCCCACCTGGGCCCACTTGCCCGCCGAAAactggtcacaaaaatttaccctGGGGTATCCgtctttatatttttcagtcaacGACCCACTGTAGAAATCTACTCGCCTTAGTGCCATCTGATGGCGCCAATGGTAAATCATCGGGAACGGTACGATTCTATGCGCAGTGTTTGTTCCGTGGTCTGCTCATTCCATGCATATGTTTATGGAGTTGTGGTGACGTTAAATTTCACCAGAATAATTAGcgagaaagcaaaaaaatccCAGATAACACCTCGTGATTCATTCCGTTTTCATTGCAAAGGTAGGAAAAAGTATTACACGAATGCAATTGAAATTAATGTTTCACATCGAAGTGAGTGAGCCGTAATCGTTATACGTGTTCATACTTAATTTCACTACGGCATATCTGCAAATTCTTAAATCAAGGTAAACAATATTATACTTGTTATCATTGCAAATATAAAGATGGTGTCACAACTTTTCCGTATTGTGTGACGTTTCTTTTATGCCAGTAACTAACCTTCACAAAATAGTTGATAAGAATTCTATTCTTGTTTTCcataataacaatgaaatgTCGAAACTGAATTTAGAATTGAAATAACTTTATTGAGTGAAAAAGCAAAATACATTTTATGCTGAACAATTGTAACGGTACCATGTCagaaatttttggtgaaaactTCACTTAGTCGTATCTGTTATTCCGTTACACAAGATCCATTCGAGGAAACGAATTTGGTAAAATGCATTTATTCTTTTGCTTTGATATTTCCATTAGTGGTTTTCCTACCTGTATGTGTTTAAATTTTACTGTCAccaaaatttgtatttttatatttaatctgATTAAACTACCACATGATCGTCTTATGTATGATGATGGCAAGGTTTCAATTCGATAGCAAAACGaccaattattattgaatatttattactagtatttaaaaatatcagtTGCAATGTTTTGACATTTATTGACCAGGGTCAATACACAATTTCTCAAAGCACCTATGTTACTTCGTTTTTTCAAGGAATCACAAGCATTTATAATCAACTTGAAATGGCTACCGTACCACTGATGTTCGCGGAAGAGGATATTGAGGGAGGGGGCAAAGAAGAAACATCGAATGGGATAGAAAACGACTTTGCATATAACAACAATGTGCAAAATGCTAATATTAAAATACGAATGGCTTTTTTGCGTAAAGTCTATGGTCTCTTGAGTGTTCAGTTGCTCATGACCATTGTTGTCGCAGCCATATGTATGTTGAGCAAGCCTGTTAGATTGTTCATACACCAAAAGTAAGGATCCAATCATCTTTGATGCTTTATACATGTATCAGTTAGTGAAAATTACGctattacatattttcaaatacaaattgtaacaagtaaataattttagagaattaaaaaagtcCAAGCAATTCGGCATGATGTTTATCATAAGTTAGAACTTCCTTTTCACTTCAGTTATGATTACTGCCCCTCTTAGACCACATACTTCATACTCACTTTCTTCTTATCATGGTGATATTTCAGCGAATGGATGGTTGGATTGTCATTCTTCATGACCCTCGGATTTATGATGGCGTTAATCTTCAAGAGAAGAGAACACCCCATGAATTTGATTCTTCTGGGTGCATTTGTAAGTATCATTAATGAAAAAGTATCAGGAATTTTACGTTTTGTCTAAATAGTAAAGAGTTAGTAGCtcataataaaaaataaactttattATTGATTGCAGACTTTGGTTCAATCGTACACAGTTGGGGTTATTGTTACAATGTACGACCAAGCAATTGTCTTAGAGGCTTTACTTATCACGTTGACGGTGGTTGCTGGATTAACAGCTTATAcgtttcaaacaaaaaaagacTTTTCGTTTTTAGGTTTTGGGTAAGTAtactttacttcaagttttgttttgaaatattaattacatgCAAATCAGTATGTGAAGTGAACTTTGCTATCTGGAGTCGCAGTTATTCGCTTTTAGCTACTCCTATAATGTCTACGTTATTCTATTCTTTTAATAACTGTGCACCTAAAGATTGATAAAAAAGCGAATTAGGTATTTCTGATTAACTAACAGGcgaatattcattttcagaTTGTTTGCTGGTCTGTGTGCCCTCCTGGTTGGTggaattcttcaaattttcgtacaaagTACTGGATTTGAGTTGCTGCTCAGCATAGGGGGTGCTCTGCTGTTTTCGATGTTCATTATATTTGATACACAACTCTTAATGCGCACATTGTCACCTGAAGAGTATATTTTGGCAACCATTAATCTGTACAtggatataattaatttattcgtgCATATTCTCAGAGCTTTGGCTGCTTCTAGGCAATAATTAATGCTCATGAGAgttcaaaactttttccaatttcttaTTATATTTAGTGCTTGATTGCCAAGATAAAATGTTCCGTTATAATTAAGGTAAAAATTTCTTGTCTCActtttttgccattttttacGCACTTGGCGTGTGTTAAGCTTCTTAAGATGAATAAAGTATCGTATTTACGTATGTAACTTgactacaaatttttattcaaagtaGAGCTGATAGGGTTATTTAGGTATATTTATCAAATACAAAATCTGTCACCCAACACAAATTCTTCCTTTTTCGCCACTTTAAATACTCATGTCTAAATAAATCGGTTGATTTGTTAAGTATGCACGTGTTACCGTTCATATTTTGACAGGACTTGTCAAAATGACACTCTATGGCGACGTTAATTTACTTCGCTATGTGCGCACCGATACAGTAAATCGGGTTTGGACATAACTTTTGCTATCAGCAATTCTTTTAGGtactgtcgaaaattttcaaacttacgACTCATTTTTAACTAGAACAATTTGTTTTGCAAACGTACCTTCAGGCAGCCTTGTACAGTCAAGGCTAACAGTGTAATAGAGccaatgatatattttttataaacatttgatatattttaaacgttattttataatatcgtattattatgtatattttaccCTCTAACCATATTTTTATGGTTTCATTTAAACTACGTTTTACGGGGGAATGATTTATATCATTTCACCATTCTGTATTATTTCGTTCTTACGTGTAAGCAATCAACACAAATATTTTGCCGTGTTACATGATAAAATGTGTATATTCAATTTCGTGAAATAAAGTTATTTGTTGAACCTAATCTAATATCCCTTCATGCTTGTGAGGAATTATCACCTGTTAAATTAAAGAAAGAGTGTAATGCGGGGTAACGCAAGTGGAAAAACGTATGTCAACTATGTTCCCGGACactaattttcacaatttattgcaatacagattttgaaataattgaaggAGCTATACTTATTTTCGTGTTCGTGTAAACACTAAAGTTGGCAGAAATTCCGCatgaattttcagaatccaaACGCTTCCAACTCCTGATTCATAGCAAATGTACGGGTTTGCACGATGGAATTTCTATCCATAACTTGAAGTGTAAATTACACATCAGTTCAGCCGCAGTACGATCCTTTGTATGTTGCAACCTAATTACGTAATACAATTTCCCTTTCgatgtagatgtaatactttCACGATCGAAACCGAAATTGATCTGTGTTACTTCTACAGGAGCCTTCACTTGTTATTGAAATGTTCGAATGCAGACTTACGATGTGTGAAATAAGCAGAGGTTCTAGAATCCACAGACGATTCGTATTAACTTGGGTTGTTTCTGTGTCCAGGTATTCAATTGATCTTTATTCGAAAGTTAACTGTGGctattgaaaatatacaaaCTAGGGTGTGTGTTTAATGCGTGTTTACGAGCTACACGATTAACGATACTGTGGAGCATTGTATTGAAAGCCAAAATTAGCTTGTTCAAAAGCCCTCGTCCACAGAAATCAGGTCATTAGAATCGAAATTCAGTCTTTCATCTACATACAACGGAAAGATACGTATAAATGTAAAAGTAGAGTTTACAACTTCATTAAGCGCCTCCAGTTCATGGACCTTTGTGACTCGGAATATCTTACTATATTTTAAATCGAGAATATGTGATATTTACGTATATAAATTAGTTCTGAGTGGGGCTGGATTTGTCAAAGAGAATGAATTCGCGTAACTTCGACTCGCAGTTTGATGATGATATGTATTGGCATACAAAGAAAATCGGGTACACAGAGCTCAGTTTCTGGTATCTGCAGTTGTTCAACCGTTTCTGTAATTTGTCGCGTAAATAATTTTGGGCTCTTCGCATTCAGTTTAAATTACGATAAGACGTCTACgtaatttgttaattattcatttagcTTAATACAGAGATATTTAGTAATTCTTCACGATTggtaaattgattattatttgatATGGTGTCATCTGTGATTTACGAGCTAAAGCTTGACCATTTTTAAGTGGCCGAGAATGAGTCACGACATTCATTTCAACAGCAAATGTAGTGTATGAGCATAGATGAGACTTCAGATATCGAATCGATTGAATATTACATCAGATTGCTTAGAAGAAGTTTATAACAGTTCGAGCTTACGAAACGAAATAACATTTTCTCCACGTAGCAAATGGTTTTCATTCGCATTTTCGataattcttttttaataTCATTGTAATGCCGATAGCAATTTTACAAGCCGCCTGAGAAAAGCTACCGGATATGTAATTTGCGACGGCTGCTAAACTTTTGATAATTTGAGTTCGTTTTCCAATTTTGCGTACTCGCTCCAACGCGTTACTCCATCTGACTAAAATTACTTCCAGAATATTTGcaaatgtacgtacatataggTACGTCTAATGTCATCTACCGTTCTGCGGAAAGTCCGTGGGAATTGTACCCTCGATTAAGAAGACGATATTGGTGTAAGAAATGGAATAAGACGTTGGACGAACCGCGTCACTTaacgaaatgaaaagtaaagtACACGCAAGAAATTCTCTACACAGACGAGTCGAGCTTTCCGGGGAAACAATGTTCGCgcatttatattattacttttttaaattatataatcTTTACTTCATATGTATAACTACCCAATAAATCTCCATTAATCGCGTTCAAGATGACTTCGAATTTTTAATCCGTCAATGGAAAACGGATATTGCTTATATGTACAGTCAAGAGTGATCAGTGTTGTAAAGTATCTAGGTACAAGTACCTTTTTTGTTCATAGGTACATTTGTCAGTACCTATACCTGTATCTAGATAATTTTCTTAGCAAGTACCTTGTACTTCAGGAGTATCTGCACCTACTTATAGGTAAAATGTAAGGTACTTTATTTGCGTAAAAATTTCCCAGTAGAACGTGTGTTCAGTGCTGGAAGGCAAATATTAACTTTACCAGGAAATACATTATCTGACGACATTTTCGAATGTCTACATTTTCTTAAACATGATAACTTGCATAAGCCGTATAAGTGGAGTACTGTACAAGTGTATAACTTTTTCATATCACTCTTACGcacggagaaaataaaatagcaGATTCTACTCAAAACTGCAGGAAAAGAGGCACACACCaggttttttggtaaaatatacgTCGCAAAATGCATAGTTTACTTAAAGATCATCGCAAACCACTGTGGGCAGACTAAAATCTGCTAAATTTTTGTAGTAAAAAATACAGTTGacatttgtatttttcatgaaaaaccCTCGCGTGTCCCTCTTTTCCTGCGGTTTTGAGTAAAGCCTGTTCTTTCATCCTCTCCATGCACTTACGTAAATAAAGTACCGAAGTACCTGTATACAGACAAATCTTCAGCACCTGGACCTGTACCGGTACTAGTTTTAAAGtactttttacaaattattatcggatttgaaaatttcgtaatCCATCGTTTTTGAAGATTCACTTTTAAAGTAAAATATAAGATAAACAGTATTGATATTGACAAACGACAATTAAGAGTGCTTTATTTCCATGCGGCAAGTGAATATTTGGCATGGTACATAACGTCGTTGGTTATCTATTCCAAAGTTTCACTTCGTCTGAAAACGAGCTCATagtttgttattattgttgttatgcGACCACAAGATTTGCCCCTGGTTTGTTCGCCAGGATGaagtttgaatatttaacCAATGTACCAAAGACTATGTCTATCCTTTACACTCccgcatatatttatatataatatacacatatgtaacATATAGCTTATAAACGAACCGTTTACTGAGCGTATCGGTGCAAGACCGTCTTCGGCGCCGGTGTGAATTGAAGATACGTGTGGCTCATTCCGAAGTAGAATACTCAGTAATTCGAGTTATCACGTCTCGCGATCCTCGGGAACTCCGGCGACTCGGACTAATGTTTTCGTTACGTCACGTTCTCGACTACACCCGCATACGTGTACATCAGAAATGAAAGCTCCCGGTGCTCTCTCGGACCCGCAGTGTGCCACAGCTTTGATGAAATTCCCAAACGTCTTGTAGCTTCCACTCCTCGATCATGCTCCATCATTCTTTCTGACCTTCTTTATCTTATACCTGTTTTCTCGTATAATCTTTACTCCTTCCTCTGCTGCCGGCTGGTACAAGTTGTGTCCGAGCTGGCGTTTCGGATTTATTTGACCTGAAAATCTTGGAAGATATTTTCGGCTAAGCTAGGACTGTGGCAGTGGAACTCTCCATGCGGCGCTTATCGTCGAATTCTTTTCGACGCTGTCCTGTTGAGGGGGCAAGGAAGTGTAACTCTTTACTGAACCGGAAATACAGCCTGAATGCTTGTTAATGTCGCATGACGATGCTTAGAAATTGACGTTTACGGTTCTCGAAACTCCCGCAGGCTCTAAACAATAGTCTTGTGGATCTACAAGTGTACGAGCTCTATACAGTTATACGACAATGCGATAGTCCACTCAACTATCTCTGCTTTTCTGACACTGACGTTGAGCACGGTCCATCTATTGACCGAATTGTACACACGAATTTCCAGATTGCGATATACGCTCAACCGAGAGGCGGAAAACCGGTGCTGTGTTGCTGTTTGCGGAACTACGTTGGATCGTTATTGATTTTGCAATTTAAAATGCACTGAGTAATCACGCCTGAGTCCTGTACATATATACCCAGATGTAAATTGTTCCCAGGAAAACGATAtcgtttattaattatttgagTTTGTAACTTGGAGTGCCTGAGAGACCCTTCTGCGAGTATATTCGGGTATAATTATGATCCAACGGGAACTGGCACCATACCTACTGACTCCGATCTCTTTCGACGTAGTTGTGGAGATGAGCTGGATGGGGATGCTGCAGGGAGACGCgaactcgaaatttgattCATTCGTGATTTGCAATGCAGCGCGGAATTCTCTGTGCTTGTCCTGCCTAAGTAGTGCAGGCTGCAAGCTGCATTCAGGTATAGAGCCATGTGGTACATGCAttggtatatatgtatgtattacataCCTGCGCTTGTGGGTTGGGGTGGTGGG
Above is a genomic segment from Neodiprion pinetum isolate iyNeoPine1 chromosome 1, iyNeoPine1.2, whole genome shotgun sequence containing:
- the LOC124217802 gene encoding protein lifeguard 4-like isoform X1 codes for the protein MAPMVNHRERYDSMRSVCSVVCSFHAYVYGVVVTLNFTRIISEKAKKSQITPRDSFRFHCKGITSIYNQLEMATVPLMFAEEDIEGGGKEETSNGIENDFAYNNNVQNANIKIRMAFLRKVYGLLSVQLLMTIVVAAICMLSKPVRLFIHQNEWMVGLSFFMTLGFMMALIFKRREHPMNLILLGAFTLVQSYTVGVIVTMYDQAIVLEALLITLTVVAGLTAYTFQTKKDFSFLGFGLFAGLCALLVGGILQIFVQSTGFELLLSIGGALLFSMFIIFDTQLLMRTLSPEEYILATINLYMDIINLFVHILRALAASRQ
- the LOC124217802 gene encoding protein lifeguard 4-like isoform X2; protein product: MATVPLMFAEEDIEGGGKEETSNGIENDFAYNNNVQNANIKIRMAFLRKVYGLLSVQLLMTIVVAAICMLSKPVRLFIHQNEWMVGLSFFMTLGFMMALIFKRREHPMNLILLGAFTLVQSYTVGVIVTMYDQAIVLEALLITLTVVAGLTAYTFQTKKDFSFLGFGLFAGLCALLVGGILQIFVQSTGFELLLSIGGALLFSMFIIFDTQLLMRTLSPEEYILATINLYMDIINLFVHILRALAASRQ